The following proteins are encoded in a genomic region of Natrarchaeobius halalkaliphilus:
- a CDS encoding uracil-DNA glycosylase, whose product MDANQRTRANPFNMDEACRNCPDLCETRTRVVHGYGDVGADFLFVGERPTPEADETGVPLVGTLETTDDERAESTADGLRRILERLALCDATSPSERPKLENVYLTNLTRCRDPDRAPTDEEVDSCEPYLNAEIRMINPEVIVPVGDRALREIATEYTTTAADDLAFPDAHATTIRGRGFALVPMVDPRAQTDDQTQDWLEHFAALMASDYRQTKGRRER is encoded by the coding sequence GTGGACGCGAATCAGCGAACTCGAGCGAACCCGTTCAACATGGACGAAGCGTGTCGGAACTGTCCCGACCTCTGTGAGACGCGAACGCGGGTCGTCCACGGCTACGGCGACGTCGGCGCGGACTTCCTGTTCGTTGGCGAACGACCGACGCCGGAAGCCGACGAAACGGGAGTTCCGCTCGTCGGCACGCTCGAGACGACCGACGACGAGCGCGCCGAGTCGACGGCGGACGGACTCCGACGAATCCTCGAGCGACTCGCGCTGTGTGACGCCACGTCGCCCTCGGAGCGGCCGAAACTCGAGAACGTCTACCTGACGAATCTCACGCGCTGTCGCGATCCGGACCGAGCGCCGACGGACGAGGAGGTCGACAGCTGCGAGCCCTACCTCAACGCCGAGATCCGAATGATCAACCCCGAGGTCATCGTTCCCGTCGGGGACCGAGCACTTCGCGAGATCGCCACCGAATATACGACGACCGCGGCCGACGATCTCGCGTTTCCCGATGCTCACGCGACGACGATCCGCGGTCGCGGGTTCGCGCTCGTCCCGATGGTCGACCCGCGAGCGCAGACCGACGACCAGACCCAGGACTGGCTCGAGCACTTCGCGGCGCTGATGGCCTCGGACTACCGCCAGACGAAAGGACGACGGGAGCGGTAA
- a CDS encoding DUF5788 family protein codes for MQEYERKQLLERVERESATVGADIPETITVQGEEIDLRTFVFEIKRRETVPPGERDRVERAKRNLRRERTDRLERIEDGPISREEGETLARDVIGIDRALNALENLGQTDLEREQQTQQAADTKRWMSFLEKALGRADDAGARRGR; via the coding sequence GTGCAAGAGTACGAGCGAAAGCAGTTGCTCGAGCGCGTCGAGCGCGAGAGCGCGACCGTCGGCGCGGATATCCCGGAGACGATCACCGTCCAGGGCGAGGAGATCGACCTTCGGACGTTCGTCTTCGAGATCAAACGCCGCGAGACGGTTCCGCCCGGCGAACGCGACCGCGTCGAACGGGCCAAACGAAACCTGCGACGGGAACGAACCGACCGACTCGAGCGAATCGAGGACGGACCGATCTCGCGCGAGGAGGGGGAGACGCTCGCCAGGGACGTCATCGGCATCGACCGGGCGCTCAACGCCCTCGAGAACCTGGGTCAGACCGACCTGGAACGGGAACAACAGACACAGCAGGCCGCGGACACCAAACGCTGGATGTCGTTCCTCGAGAAGGCCCTCGGGCGCGCGGACGACGCCGGCGCACGGAGGGGGCGCTGA
- the polX gene encoding DNA polymerase/3'-5' exonuclease PolX produces MATNAEIAGRFEEFADLLEADDVEYKPRAYRRAAENIRAHPTPIADRVEEDDHDVLAEIEGVGDAISAKIVEYVETGSIDELEELRAELPIEIADITRIEGVGPKTAGKLYRELDIETLDDLEAAAEAGDIRSVSGFGPKTEANIRENIAFAREVGQRHLLGEGRPLADDVIDFLAGLDAVERCEVAGSIRRWRETIGDIDVLVGTDAGDDVVESFVDWGSVDSEIESGPEKASVRVGEIRVDLRVVVPEEFGSALQYFTGSKDHNVRLRNYAISRGMKLNEYGAFDVSSLPADEEGRRVGERVAGETEAEMYEALELPWIPPELREDRGEIEAAESGDLPELLTREDVRGDVHTHTEWSDGQTSIEEMVDAAEAMGYDYYGVADHAEGPGVVGGMGLSDTEILEQVEAIREVDAAREITVFAGIEANIDASGRIGLSDAVIDALDVIVASPHSGLDQDAETATSRLLRAVEDPAVDVLGHPSGRLINERSGLEFDATELGRAAADHDTALEVNSNPRRLDLWGSAVQAAIDEGASIAIDTDAHRPSTLEYMRWGVHTARRGWAEPDDVINARTLEELRAFLH; encoded by the coding sequence ATGGCGACGAACGCCGAGATCGCCGGCCGCTTCGAGGAGTTCGCGGACTTACTCGAGGCCGACGACGTCGAGTACAAACCTCGGGCGTACCGGCGCGCGGCCGAGAACATTCGCGCACATCCGACGCCGATCGCGGATCGCGTCGAGGAGGACGATCACGACGTACTCGCGGAGATCGAAGGCGTCGGGGATGCGATCTCCGCGAAGATCGTCGAGTACGTCGAGACCGGTTCGATCGACGAACTCGAGGAGTTGCGCGCCGAGTTACCGATCGAGATCGCGGACATCACCCGAATCGAGGGTGTCGGCCCCAAAACCGCCGGAAAGCTCTATCGCGAACTCGATATCGAAACGCTCGACGACCTCGAGGCGGCCGCCGAAGCCGGCGACATTCGGTCGGTCAGCGGATTCGGCCCGAAGACCGAAGCGAACATCCGCGAGAACATCGCGTTCGCCCGCGAGGTTGGCCAGCGTCACCTGCTCGGGGAGGGACGGCCGCTCGCCGACGACGTCATCGACTTTCTGGCCGGCCTGGATGCGGTCGAACGGTGTGAGGTCGCGGGTTCGATCCGCCGGTGGCGAGAAACGATCGGCGACATCGACGTCCTGGTCGGAACGGATGCGGGCGACGACGTCGTCGAGTCGTTCGTCGACTGGGGCTCCGTCGACAGCGAGATCGAATCCGGCCCGGAGAAAGCGAGCGTCCGCGTGGGCGAGATCCGCGTCGATCTCCGCGTCGTCGTCCCCGAGGAGTTCGGCTCCGCGCTGCAGTACTTCACGGGGAGTAAAGATCACAACGTTCGCCTGCGAAACTACGCCATCTCGCGCGGGATGAAGCTCAACGAGTACGGCGCGTTCGACGTCTCGTCGCTCCCGGCGGACGAAGAGGGCAGGCGAGTGGGCGAGCGCGTCGCCGGCGAGACGGAAGCGGAGATGTACGAAGCGCTCGAGCTCCCCTGGATTCCGCCGGAGCTTCGGGAGGACCGCGGAGAGATCGAAGCCGCCGAATCCGGCGACCTCCCCGAGTTGCTCACCCGCGAGGACGTCCGCGGCGACGTACACACCCACACCGAGTGGTCGGATGGACAGACCAGTATCGAGGAGATGGTCGACGCCGCCGAGGCGATGGGCTACGACTACTACGGCGTTGCCGACCACGCCGAGGGACCCGGCGTCGTCGGCGGAATGGGACTTTCGGACACCGAGATACTCGAGCAGGTCGAGGCGATCCGAGAGGTCGACGCCGCACGCGAGATCACGGTGTTCGCCGGTATCGAAGCCAACATCGACGCGTCGGGACGCATCGGACTGAGCGACGCGGTGATCGACGCCCTCGACGTGATCGTCGCCTCGCCACACAGCGGACTCGATCAGGACGCCGAAACGGCCACGAGTCGCCTCCTTCGCGCGGTCGAAGATCCGGCGGTCGACGTCCTCGGGCACCCGAGCGGACGGCTCATAAACGAACGCTCCGGCCTCGAGTTCGACGCGACCGAACTCGGACGGGCGGCCGCCGACCACGACACCGCACTCGAGGTCAACAGCAATCCCCGTCGCCTCGATCTCTGGGGAAGTGCCGTCCAGGCGGCGATCGACGAGGGGGCATCGATCGCGATCGACACGGACGCTCACCGCCCCTCCACGCTCGAGTACATGCGCTGGGGCGTCCACACGGCTCGACGCGGCTGGGCCGAACCCGACGACGTGATCAACGCCCGAACGCTCGAGGAGCTACGCGCGTTCTTGCACTGA
- a CDS encoding helix-turn-helix domain-containing protein → MTTVVELEIPADRLGFAQTFDRVPTFEFQVAGMIGDAPPLVRASGSDSRTVENALEGDPSVDVIASLTDSERPDPTREDGTRDQWLFRLEFGDGVKLFQEIVTENDGAILTARGRDTTWSVQLLFHEHETVSACHELFEHYEYQVNVTRVAGFDDLDRARTPLTDTQYETICAAHELGYFDVPREITLQELAAELDISHQALSERLRRSHAALISAELSEGLTTSEIDP, encoded by the coding sequence ATGACCACGGTTGTCGAACTCGAGATACCTGCCGATCGACTCGGATTCGCCCAGACGTTCGATCGCGTCCCGACGTTCGAGTTTCAGGTCGCGGGCATGATCGGTGATGCACCGCCGCTCGTTCGCGCGTCGGGTTCGGACAGTCGGACGGTCGAGAACGCACTCGAGGGCGACCCCTCGGTGGACGTGATCGCGAGTTTGACCGACAGCGAGCGACCCGATCCGACCCGAGAGGACGGAACCCGTGACCAGTGGCTGTTCCGCCTCGAGTTCGGAGACGGCGTCAAACTCTTTCAGGAAATCGTCACGGAGAACGACGGGGCGATCCTGACCGCCCGCGGGCGGGACACCACCTGGTCGGTCCAGCTCCTCTTTCACGAGCACGAAACGGTGTCCGCGTGTCACGAGCTGTTCGAACACTACGAGTATCAGGTGAACGTCACGCGCGTCGCGGGCTTCGACGACCTCGACCGCGCTCGCACGCCGCTTACAGATACGCAGTACGAGACGATCTGTGCGGCCCACGAGCTGGGATATTTCGACGTGCCACGGGAGATAACGCTACAGGAGCTCGCGGCCGAGTTGGACATCTCCCATCAGGCGCTCTCGGAACGACTTCGGCGGAGCCACGCCGCACTCATCAGCGCGGAACTTTCAGAGGGACTGACGACGTCGGAAATCGATCCGTGA
- a CDS encoding catalase: protein MTTDNDDERERTEPDRTGTEDESTIEADGRSDGAGGTDETTETEPADSRGTRADGSGSDGNSGTGTSDDHGDEIDDESKRRQLDDVRESPDGEFLTSDHGVRISETDNSLKAGQRGPTIMEDFHFREKMTQFDHESIPERVVHARGTGAHGYFQPYEDPDLEGYDDVSELTKATPFQDPEQKTPVFVRFSTVVGSRGSADTVRDVRGFATKFYTEDGNWDLVGNNIPIFFIQDAMEFPDLVHAIKPEPDDGIPQASAAHDTFWDFASLKPEITHMIMWILSGRALPRAYRMMQGFGVHTFRLVDEEGDSRFVKFHWTPKYGTNQLVWDETQKIAGKNPDFNRQDLYDVIEAGHEPEWELGVQIVETDDADRFEFDLLDPTKIIPETEVPVQPLGRMVLNETPDNFFAETEQVAFHPGNVIPGIDFTNDPLLQGRLFSYQDTQLNRFNSANWDEIPINRPLAPRHNNQRAGFMRQEINAGTASYKPNSIGDEYPEEASAEDGGYEHYAEKIDGRKIRDRSESFETHFDQARLFWNSMSEPEQQNIVDAAHFELGKVDRMEIRERMVYDLFNNVDHDFAVRVAEGIGVEPPESPGEEMPTHDDADPSLSMANRTPETIETRKIAVLVDDGVDGDQVSEIRSTLEDEGARVEIVSETLGEKDGTGGDDAEGGEIEADKSHVTTGSILFDAVVVPGGEGSVDALLEQGDAKQFVSEAFKHYKPIAALGRGTELLSALDLPDVETAADGELVTDSGVVTCRSEETSAFLEAVIDSIAAHRHWDREPSEVSA, encoded by the coding sequence ATGACCACGGACAACGACGACGAACGCGAGCGAACCGAACCGGATCGAACCGGAACAGAGGACGAGTCGACGATCGAGGCCGACGGGAGGAGTGACGGGGCCGGCGGAACGGACGAGACGACGGAAACCGAACCGGCCGACTCGAGGGGGACTCGAGCGGACGGCTCCGGCTCGGATGGGAACTCAGGAACCGGAACGAGCGACGATCACGGAGACGAGATCGACGACGAGAGCAAGCGGCGCCAACTGGACGACGTCCGGGAGAGTCCCGACGGGGAGTTCCTGACGTCGGATCACGGCGTCCGCATCTCCGAGACGGATAACTCCCTGAAGGCGGGCCAGCGCGGGCCGACGATCATGGAGGATTTCCACTTCCGGGAGAAGATGACTCAGTTCGACCACGAGTCGATCCCGGAACGGGTCGTCCACGCCCGCGGGACCGGCGCGCACGGCTACTTCCAGCCGTACGAGGATCCCGATCTCGAGGGATACGACGACGTTTCGGAGCTGACGAAGGCGACGCCGTTTCAGGATCCGGAGCAGAAAACGCCCGTATTCGTCCGGTTTTCGACGGTGGTCGGCTCCCGCGGATCGGCGGACACCGTTCGCGACGTCAGGGGATTCGCCACGAAGTTCTACACCGAAGACGGAAACTGGGATCTCGTCGGCAACAACATCCCGATCTTTTTCATCCAGGACGCGATGGAGTTCCCCGACCTGGTCCACGCGATCAAACCCGAGCCCGACGACGGAATCCCCCAGGCGTCGGCGGCCCACGACACCTTCTGGGACTTCGCGTCGCTCAAACCCGAGATCACCCACATGATCATGTGGATCCTGTCCGGCCGCGCGCTCCCGCGAGCCTACCGGATGATGCAGGGGTTCGGCGTCCACACCTTCCGACTCGTCGACGAGGAGGGGGACTCGAGGTTCGTAAAGTTTCACTGGACGCCGAAGTACGGGACTAACCAGCTCGTCTGGGACGAGACGCAGAAGATCGCGGGCAAAAACCCTGATTTCAACCGTCAGGACCTCTACGACGTCATCGAGGCGGGCCACGAACCCGAGTGGGAACTCGGCGTCCAGATCGTCGAAACGGACGACGCAGACCGTTTCGAGTTCGATCTCCTCGATCCGACGAAGATCATCCCCGAGACGGAGGTTCCCGTCCAGCCGCTCGGACGGATGGTCCTGAACGAGACGCCGGACAACTTCTTTGCGGAGACCGAACAGGTCGCGTTCCACCCCGGAAACGTGATTCCGGGTATCGACTTCACGAACGATCCGCTTCTGCAGGGACGGCTCTTTTCCTATCAGGACACCCAGTTGAATCGTTTTAACAGCGCCAACTGGGACGAGATTCCGATCAACAGGCCGCTCGCACCCCGTCACAACAACCAGCGCGCCGGCTTCATGCGCCAGGAGATCAACGCCGGCACGGCCTCGTACAAACCGAATTCGATCGGAGACGAGTATCCCGAGGAGGCCTCCGCGGAGGACGGCGGGTACGAACACTACGCGGAGAAGATCGACGGGAGAAAGATCCGCGACAGAAGCGAGAGTTTCGAGACGCACTTCGATCAGGCACGGCTGTTCTGGAACAGCATGAGCGAACCGGAGCAACAGAACATCGTCGACGCGGCCCACTTCGAACTGGGAAAGGTCGATCGGATGGAGATCCGCGAACGAATGGTGTACGACCTCTTCAACAACGTCGATCACGACTTCGCCGTCCGCGTCGCGGAGGGTATCGGCGTCGAACCACCCGAGTCACCGGGCGAGGAGATGCCGACGCATGATGACGCCGATCCGTCACTGAGCATGGCGAACCGGACACCGGAGACGATCGAAACCCGGAAAATCGCCGTTCTCGTCGACGACGGGGTCGACGGTGATCAGGTCTCGGAGATCCGATCGACGCTCGAGGACGAGGGCGCACGAGTCGAAATCGTCTCGGAGACGCTCGGAGAGAAAGACGGGACGGGTGGCGACGATGCGGAGGGCGGCGAAATCGAAGCGGACAAAAGCCACGTCACGACCGGCTCGATCCTCTTCGATGCGGTCGTCGTTCCCGGCGGCGAAGGCAGCGTCGACGCGCTTCTCGAGCAGGGAGACGCAAAGCAGTTCGTCTCGGAAGCGTTCAAACATTACAAGCCGATCGCCGCCCTCGGCCGAGGAACCGAGCTGCTCTCTGCGCTCGATCTGCCGGACGTCGAGACCGCAGCCGACGGCGAGCTGGTGACCGATTCCGGCGTGGTCACCTGCCGATCCGAGGAAACGTCGGCGTTTCTCGAGGCGGTCATCGATTCGATCGCAGCCCACCGCCACTGGGATCGGGAACCGAGCGAGGTTTCCGCCTGA
- the mce gene encoding methylmalonyl-CoA epimerase: MHFDHAGIATEDARELAELYETLFGLEAIHEEEFDGMRIVFLECDGGYFELLEPLEEGPIAKYIETNGPGIHHVAFATEDIAGALESVREHDVRVLDERPRPGAWGHTVAFLHPSDTGGVLFEFVEH, from the coding sequence ATGCACTTCGATCACGCGGGAATCGCGACCGAAGACGCGCGCGAACTCGCTGAACTGTACGAAACGCTCTTCGGCCTCGAGGCGATCCACGAAGAGGAGTTCGACGGAATGCGGATCGTCTTTCTCGAGTGCGACGGCGGCTATTTCGAACTTCTCGAGCCGCTCGAGGAGGGGCCGATCGCCAAGTACATAGAGACCAACGGGCCGGGGATTCACCACGTGGCGTTCGCGACCGAGGATATCGCCGGCGCACTCGAGTCCGTCCGGGAACACGACGTCCGGGTTCTCGACGAGCGGCCCCGGCCGGGCGCGTGGGGACATACGGTCGCGTTCCTCCATCCGAGCGATACCGGCGGCGTCCTCTTCGAGTTCGTCGAACACTGA
- a CDS encoding magnesium transporter produces the protein MSVRREFWSIYREALPILLIALGGGLFAGLVLERIIESVERFPGLLVMVPVFLATRGNVYGALGGRISSGLHQGLIEPRFSWDDRLVNAVLASFVNGIGISIVIGVVTWSALLLLGWEPAALYELVGIMLIAGVLTSVILIFGLLALIFAGYTRGYDPDNLVGPIVTTLGDIFGMLFMLFSIAIVEVIV, from the coding sequence ATGAGCGTTCGGCGTGAATTTTGGTCGATCTATCGAGAGGCACTCCCCATTTTGCTCATCGCACTCGGCGGCGGTCTCTTCGCCGGCCTTGTTCTCGAACGAATCATCGAGAGCGTCGAGCGGTTTCCCGGGCTTCTCGTCATGGTGCCGGTGTTCCTTGCGACGCGCGGGAACGTCTATGGCGCACTCGGCGGGCGGATCTCGAGCGGGCTCCACCAGGGGCTGATCGAGCCGCGCTTTTCCTGGGACGACCGTCTCGTCAACGCCGTCCTCGCGTCGTTCGTCAACGGGATCGGAATCTCGATCGTCATCGGCGTCGTGACCTGGAGCGCGCTGTTGCTCCTCGGCTGGGAACCCGCAGCGCTGTACGAACTCGTTGGAATCATGCTGATCGCCGGCGTGTTGACGTCGGTAATACTCATCTTCGGTCTTCTCGCGTTGATCTTCGCGGGATACACTCGAGGGTACGATCCGGATAATCTGGTTGGCCCGATCGTCACGACGCTCGGTGACATCTTCGGAATGCTCTTCATGCTGTTTTCGATCGCCATCGTCGAGGTGATCGTCTGA
- a CDS encoding magnesium transporter, translating to MVVPSATASLGSWNWKRIVRNMFPLLVILSIIVLWAGITLESAEEWLDRYVILAVMVPTMVDMGGNLGAILSSRLSTRFHLGTTELDPTDRVLWANVGAVLALAATIFTALGIGAYLLGFAIGSTLPLSTLLLISLTSGMSVAVIAVVFSFAATYGSYRLGIDPDDTTIPIVTNVVDVFGMVIFIGVSIAVLGS from the coding sequence ATGGTCGTTCCGAGCGCGACCGCGTCGCTCGGAAGCTGGAACTGGAAACGGATCGTCCGAAACATGTTTCCGTTGCTGGTTATCCTCTCTATCATCGTACTCTGGGCCGGAATCACCCTCGAGAGCGCCGAAGAGTGGCTCGACCGGTACGTTATCCTCGCGGTGATGGTGCCGACGATGGTCGACATGGGCGGAAACCTCGGGGCGATCTTGAGTTCGCGGCTGTCGACGCGATTTCACCTGGGGACGACCGAACTCGACCCGACCGACCGCGTCCTGTGGGCCAACGTGGGCGCGGTTCTGGCACTCGCTGCGACGATTTTCACCGCCCTCGGAATCGGTGCGTACCTGCTTGGATTCGCCATCGGATCGACGCTCCCGCTGTCGACGTTGTTACTGATCTCGCTGACCAGCGGAATGTCCGTCGCCGTGATCGCCGTCGTTTTTAGCTTCGCAGCGACGTACGGTTCCTATCGGTTGGGGATCGATCCCGACGACACCACGATCCCGATCGTCACGAACGTCGTGGACGTGTTCGGCATGGTGATATTTATCGGCGTCTCGATCGCGGTTCTTGGCTCCTAA
- a CDS encoding proline dehydrogenase family protein, translating to MIPPVAGRFIAGETPTEALEYARRRNAAGLDTMLNRLGSHHDDRESVRHDTAEYRELLRDLERVADDPAISVKPTQLGLEIDRSLFRDSLSEIVDRAVDRSVFVWLDMEEHWTVDPTLEASVDLAREHDGGVGVCLQADLKRTRADLERLAGDPLAVRLVKGGAYDRPSPIAYTDPDRRDRAYRALLEDAFDCMDDGIAVATHDPEMIARAVTLSDRHGTDFEIQMLMGVRPTAQRDLATRHDVRQFVPYGERWKRWALNRARRNLSFTARAIVSPIAPSGIG from the coding sequence ATGATACCTCCCGTCGCGGGCCGCTTTATCGCCGGTGAAACGCCAACCGAAGCGCTCGAGTACGCTCGCCGCCGGAACGCGGCGGGCCTGGACACGATGCTCAACCGACTCGGATCGCACCACGACGACCGCGAGAGCGTTCGACACGATACCGCGGAGTACCGCGAGCTTCTCCGTGACCTCGAGCGCGTCGCGGACGATCCGGCGATATCGGTCAAACCGACGCAGCTCGGCCTCGAGATCGATCGTTCACTCTTTCGGGACTCCCTCTCTGAGATCGTCGATCGCGCCGTCGATCGGTCGGTCTTCGTCTGGCTCGACATGGAAGAACACTGGACGGTCGATCCGACGCTCGAGGCGAGCGTCGACCTCGCCCGTGAACACGATGGCGGTGTGGGCGTCTGCCTGCAGGCCGATCTGAAACGGACTCGAGCGGATCTCGAGCGGCTCGCCGGCGATCCTCTCGCCGTTCGCCTGGTCAAAGGTGGGGCGTACGATCGACCGTCTCCGATCGCCTACACCGACCCGGACCGACGCGACCGCGCCTACCGGGCACTGCTCGAGGACGCGTTCGACTGCATGGACGACGGAATCGCCGTGGCAACGCACGATCCCGAAATGATCGCACGCGCGGTGACGCTGAGCGATCGTCACGGCACCGATTTCGAGATTCAGATGCTGATGGGCGTTCGTCCGACGGCCCAGCGCGACCTCGCCACCCGACACGACGTCCGACAGTTCGTACCCTACGGTGAGCGCTGGAAGCGATGGGCGTTGAACCGTGCCAGACGAAACCTCTCGTTCACCGCACGGGCGATCGTCTCACCGATCGCCCCGTCGGGGATAGGATGA
- a CDS encoding GNAT family N-acetyltransferase, with amino-acid sequence MGHDVRHVESIEAVNRNQWNNVVDQSDLSCVTHRYEWLRAIESGLEYEPRHLIVSKGGNPIAVFPNFVTELGRINRLSSIRPGYGGPVTMTDEETALELLLDSVGELCTGRILFNEIRTYDQNYVRYHDLLEQRGYRPTILSCRFTLDLSRGWDDLFEGMDGKRRRGIRRGHDYDFDVVEEELTERTLSVFYTDYAAVADRVGLPKQPRSFFGELRAFDERIALFSLRVDGERQGMYMYLLDDEQSALQHLFTAVTEDHFEYHAPELLHEHAIRWGIEEGYETYELRGSPPDFRNGVFRFKEYFGAETIPLLVYERGYPSPALPVLNAGRTLSRRLES; translated from the coding sequence ATGGGCCACGACGTCCGACACGTAGAGAGTATCGAAGCGGTCAACCGGAACCAGTGGAACAACGTCGTCGATCAGTCCGATCTCAGTTGTGTCACGCACCGCTACGAGTGGCTCCGAGCGATCGAATCGGGCCTCGAGTACGAGCCGCGGCACCTGATCGTCTCGAAGGGCGGGAATCCGATCGCCGTCTTTCCGAACTTCGTCACCGAACTCGGACGAATCAATCGACTGAGTTCGATCAGACCGGGCTACGGCGGTCCAGTCACCATGACCGACGAGGAGACGGCACTCGAATTACTGCTCGATTCCGTCGGAGAGCTCTGTACGGGACGGATCCTGTTCAACGAGATTCGGACGTACGATCAGAACTACGTCCGGTATCACGACCTCCTCGAGCAGCGGGGCTACCGGCCGACGATCCTCTCGTGTCGGTTCACGCTGGATCTCTCCCGCGGATGGGACGACCTGTTCGAGGGGATGGACGGCAAGCGGAGACGAGGAATCCGACGCGGACACGACTACGACTTCGACGTCGTCGAAGAGGAGCTGACCGAACGGACGCTATCCGTGTTTTACACCGACTACGCGGCGGTAGCCGATCGAGTCGGACTGCCGAAACAGCCCCGCTCGTTCTTCGGTGAGCTACGCGCGTTCGACGAGCGGATCGCGCTGTTCTCGCTGCGTGTCGACGGCGAACGACAGGGAATGTACATGTATCTACTCGACGACGAACAGTCCGCACTCCAGCACCTCTTTACCGCCGTCACGGAGGATCACTTCGAGTATCACGCGCCGGAACTGCTCCACGAGCACGCGATCAGGTGGGGAATCGAGGAAGGATACGAGACGTACGAGCTTCGAGGCTCACCGCCGGACTTCAGAAACGGCGTCTTCCGGTTCAAGGAGTACTTCGGCGCGGAGACGATCCCGCTGCTCGTCTACGAGCGTGGCTATCCGTCTCCCGCGTTGCCGGTGCTCAACGCGGGACGGACGCTTTCGCGTCGACTCGAGTCGTGA
- a CDS encoding antibiotic ABC transporter permease produces MDKTDAPMATTGGDSEAETRPMTTPLERDQQSTLRLCTDVLSYASERDYTGWDYADGLSSAYLDRLPVESKLVNLGVQEVIKRAPINLRPIFAVEQRRNYKGAALFALANLDVYELTGEKRYAREARSLLEWLLETQNEWCTGFGGGGHRHPLQDLSSDGASTPGEVSGVVSTSYAVRALLCGANALAEPRYADVARTASQFVFEDLAYTEIDEGARINYTASRGGSSERDSYTLNANALGARLLLDLYDDSGERRLLEAATAILDYVTSKQTALGGWMYTDPPTASHLSMDNFHNGFIVESLVRHHDVTDEDRYDATLERALEFYRHRLFDDDGAPRWDESSSYPRDIHAAAQGIVVFSELDDIAFARRIIDWTRDALYAGDGQFYYQQRRWYTKRFTLMRWCQAWMAYALSRHLWRIRLRG; encoded by the coding sequence ATGGATAAGACCGACGCACCGATGGCCACGACCGGAGGCGACAGCGAAGCCGAGACGAGACCGATGACCACCCCTCTCGAACGCGACCAGCAGTCGACCCTTCGTCTCTGTACCGACGTCCTGTCGTACGCGAGCGAGCGCGACTACACCGGCTGGGATTACGCTGACGGCCTCAGCAGCGCCTATCTCGATCGCCTCCCCGTCGAGAGCAAACTCGTCAACCTCGGCGTCCAGGAGGTCATCAAACGAGCGCCGATCAACCTCCGACCGATCTTCGCCGTCGAGCAGCGACGCAACTACAAGGGAGCCGCGTTGTTCGCGCTTGCCAACCTCGACGTCTACGAACTCACGGGCGAGAAGCGCTACGCCCGAGAGGCCCGCTCGCTCCTCGAGTGGTTGCTCGAGACCCAGAACGAGTGGTGTACCGGCTTCGGCGGCGGCGGTCACCGCCACCCGCTGCAGGATCTCTCAAGCGACGGTGCCTCGACGCCGGGAGAGGTGTCGGGCGTCGTCTCGACGTCGTACGCCGTGAGAGCCCTGTTGTGCGGAGCGAACGCGCTGGCGGAACCGCGGTACGCCGACGTTGCACGGACCGCGAGCCAGTTCGTCTTCGAGGACCTCGCGTACACCGAGATCGACGAGGGTGCTCGCATCAACTACACCGCTTCGAGAGGTGGATCGTCCGAACGCGATTCCTATACGCTCAACGCGAACGCTCTCGGAGCCAGGTTACTGCTCGATCTCTACGACGACTCCGGCGAACGACGGCTGCTCGAGGCGGCGACCGCTATCCTCGATTACGTGACGAGCAAACAGACCGCGCTGGGCGGCTGGATGTACACGGATCCGCCGACGGCGTCGCATCTCTCGATGGATAACTTCCACAACGGCTTCATCGTCGAGTCGCTGGTTCGACATCACGACGTAACGGACGAGGACCGTTACGACGCGACGCTCGAGCGCGCCCTCGAGTTCTACCGCCACCGGCTGTTCGACGACGACGGCGCGCCGAGGTGGGACGAATCGAGTTCGTATCCGCGGGATATCCACGCGGCTGCACAGGGCATCGTCGTCTTCTCGGAACTGGACGATATCGCTTTCGCCCGCCGGATCATCGACTGGACGCGAGACGCCCTCTACGCGGGCGACGGGCAGTTTTACTACCAGCAGCGGCGGTGGTACACGAAGCGGTTCACGCTGATGCGGTGGTGTCAGGCCTGGATGGCCTACGCACTCTCGAGGCATCTCTGGCGTATCCGACTGCGAGGATGA